From a single Apium graveolens cultivar Ventura chromosome 2, ASM990537v1, whole genome shotgun sequence genomic region:
- the LOC141707509 gene encoding aldose reductase — protein MAQQQLKLSREEKGFKLRSGHSIPAVGLGTWRAGSQASHSVFTAVLEAGYRHIDTAWQYGVQEEVGQSLQAAVKAGIERKDLFITSKIWCTELPPDRVRPALMNTLQELKLDYLDLYLIHWPFHLRESAGRPPKAGDILEFDMEGVWREMEKLVKDKLVRDIGICNFTLKKLNKLLSFAQIMPSVCQMEMHPGWRNDKILEACKRNGIHVTAYSPLGSQEGRDLIHDPVVEKIAGKLNKSPGQVLVKWAIQRGTSVIPKSGNPDRIKENIMVFDWEIPEQDFHALCTISDQKRVLDGEELFVNKTEGPFRSVAEVWDHED, from the exons ATGGCGCAGCAGCAGCTGAAACTGAGCAGAGAAGAGAAGGGGTTTAAGTTACGGAGTGGGCATAGTATACCAGCTGTTGGTTTGGGGACATGGCGTGCTGgttctcaagcttctcattctGTTTTCACTGCTGTTCTTGAG GCTGGCTACAGACACATTGACACCGCTTGGCAGTATGGAGTTCAAGAGGAG GTGGGACAATCTCTCCAGGCTGCTGTGAAAGCAGGAATTGAAAGGAAGGATCTCTTTATCACATCTAAGATATG GTGCACTGAGTTACCACCAGATAGAGTCCGTCCAGCGTTGATGAATACACTTCAAGAGCTGAAACTTGATTACCTTGATCTGTACTTG ATACATTGGCCTTTTCACTTAAGAGAAAGTGCTGGTCGACCTCCAAAGGCAGGGGACATTTTGGAATTTGACATGGAAGGGGTCTGGAGAGAAATGGAGAAGCTTGTAAAAGATAAACTTGTTAGGGATATTGGTATCTGCAATTTTACTTTAAAGAAACTCAACAAGCTACTAAGCTTCGCCCAAATTATGCCTTCTGTATGCCAG ATGGAGATGCACCCAGGCTGGAGAAATGACAAGATCCTCGAGGCATGCAAAAGGAATGGGATTCATGTGACT GCATACTCACCATTGGGTTCTCAAGAAGGCAGAGATCTTATCCATGATCCCGTGGTGGAAAAGATAGCAGGGAAGTTGAACAAGAGTCCAGGACAGGTTCTTGTAAAGTGGGCTATTCAGAGAGGAACCAGTGTGATACCCAAGTCGGGCAATCCTGATAGGATCAAGGAAAATATAATGGTTTTTGATTGGGAAATCCCAGAACAGGACTTCCACGCTCTTTGCACCATATCTGATCAG AAGCGAGTATTAGATGGTGAAGAACTCTTTGTAAACAAGACTGAAGGGCCTTTCCGGAGCGTAGCAGAAGTTTGGGATCACGAGGACTAG
- the LOC141707508 gene encoding putative protein phosphatase 2C 65, translated as MGACCSCQIGVQDLDGYPVGAHNMGKRGIHGGSDVAYGDYGARVRVKGSSKYMSMFSQQGTKGNNQDAMTVWENFAGHKDATFCAVFDGHGPSGHKVSQNVRDNLPSKLSSILKHTPVSQINCSRRIDDLSSINSDEHVHDVHNDPIYESIKQSIIQSFNGMDEDLEIDDVIDSFCSGTTAVTAVKKGKHLLVANLGDSRAVLCTRDNKDQISPVQLTVDLKPNLPSEWERIRKCNGRVFAREKESSVFRVWMPDQDSPGLAMARAFGDFCLKDFGVISVPEIYYRKLTSKDEFLILATDGVWDVLSNEEVIQIVSSASKRSIAARLLVAHAVRAWRYKFPKAKIDDCAVVCLFFKREVPYLTKSLSDKTQLSLDDSQLGPNPEPVDSATEDGLETVLDCEMPTRRDLNNRHHLEPIYEEHYACAETHQDGLIHRRPSRYHITEHQV; from the exons ATGGGTGCATGTTGTTCATGTCAAATTGGAGTTCAGGATCTTGATGGGTACCCAGTTGgggcccacaatatgggaaaaaGAGGGATCCATGGTGGCAGTGATGTAGCCTATGGAGACTATGGGGCAAGAGTGAGGGTTAAAGGGTCCTCTAAATATATGTCCATGTTTTCTCAACAAGGTACTAAAGGAAATAATCAAGATGCCATGACAGTGTGGGAG AACTTTGCTGGTCATAAAGATGCAACATTTTGTGCTGTGTTTGATGGACACGGTCCGTCAGGTCACAAAGTGTCACAGAATGTGCGCGATAATTTACCCTCAAAGCTTTCATCCATATTGAAGCATACACCTGTTAGTCAAATCAATTGCAGTAGAAGGATCGACGATCTTAGCAGCATCAACTCTGATGAACATGTCCACGATGTTCATAATGATCCTATCTATGAATCGATTAAGCAAAGTATAATTCAGTCCTTTAACGGTATGGATGAGGATCTTGAAATTGATGATGTGATTGACAGCTTCTGTAGTGGCACAACAGCAGTGACAGCGGTTAAAAAG GGTAAGCATCTATTGGTTGCAAACTTAGGGGATTCTCGTGCAGTTCTTTGCACGAGAGACAACAAAGATCAAATCAGTCCTGTCCAACTCACTGTGGACTTAAAACCAAATCTTCCAA GTGAATGGGAGAGAATTAGGAAGTGTAACGGTAGAGTCTTCGCAAGGGAGAAAGAATCTAGTGTATTTCGAGTATGGATGCCTGATCAAGATTCTCCTGGTCTTGCCATGGCAAGGGCTTTCGGAGATTTTTGCTTGAAAGATTTTGGGGTGATATCAGTTCCTGAAATCTATTACAGAAAGCTCACGTCAAAAGATGAATTCTTGATCCTAGCTACAGATGGA GTATGGGATGTATTATCAAACGAGGAGGTAATTCAGATAGTGTCCTCAGCGAGTAAGCGATCCATAGCCGCAAGATTATTAGTGGCACACGCTGTTCGAGCATGGAGATACAAATTCCCAAAAGCCAAAATCGACGATTGTGCTGTTGTATGCCTGTTCTTCAAACGTGAAGTACCTTATCTAACCAAATCTCTGTCGGATAAAACTCAACTCAGTCTAGATGATTCACAATTGGGCCCCAATCCTGAACCTGTTGACTCTGCTACTGAGGATGGACTTGAAACTGTATTAGATTGTGAGATGCCGACAAGAAGAGACCTGAATAATCGTCATCATCTGGAACCTATTTATGAAGAACACTATGCTTGTGCAGAAACTCATCAAGACGGCCTCATTCATAGGAGACCATCAAGATATCATATCACTGAACATCAGGTTTAG
- the LOC141707511 gene encoding CASP-like protein 4B1, with amino-acid sequence MSSMEEAGASPPMQTARAGSAPLAGDVENQTAPVHEHGFGVAAIVKKWNREDNLKRGSLALRGIALFFSLISFLVMACNKHGGWENFDNYDEYQYVLAIAILSTLYTGAQVGRQIQELRTGKEILSPRMMVLLNFVGDQIMAYLLMSAASSAVPLTNRMREGSDNVFTDSSTSAISMAFLAFFALAFAALVSGYKLSTYSYI; translated from the exons ATGTCAAGTATGGAAGAGGCCGGTGCATCACCGCCGATGCAAACTGCGAGGGCTGGTTCAGCACCGTTGGCTGGTGATGTTGAGAACCAAACAGCACCAGTTCATGAACACGGGTTTGGGGTTGCGGCGATTGTGAAAAAGTGGAATAGAGAAGATAATTTAAAAAGAGGGTCACTGGCGTTACGTGGAATCGCCTTGTTCTTTTCTTTGATTTCATTCCTTGTTATGGCCTGTAATAAACATGGCGGGTGGGAGAACTTTGACAATTATGATGAATATCA GTATGTTCTGGCAATAGCTATCTTGTCAACATTATACACAGGAGCACAAGTTGGCAGACAAATTCAGGAGCTCCGTACTGGGAAAGAAATTCTTTCTCCTCGAATGATGGTGCTCCTTAATTTTGTTGGTGATCAG ATTATGGCGTACCTGTTGATGTCAGCAGCATCCTCGGCAGTGCCATTGACAAACAGGATGAGAGAAGGATCAGACAACGTATTTACAGACTCCTCAACTTCAGCCATTAGCATGGCATTCTTGGCATTCTTTGCACTTGCATTTGCAGCTCTTGTTTCTGGATACAAACTTTCTACCTATTCTTATATTTAA